GTTGTGAATGTCAGAAAATGTCCTTCATTTTCGATTACCATAGTTGGATTTATCTTTATAAAATGCCAGTCTGGACGTTGTACTTGCATTTTTTTTATGAATCGTTCAACATTTCCTGTTTTTGAATCGTAATATATATACATCGATTTCACCTTGCTTTTTAATATTTATTCTGCCTTTTTATTACTAAATTTTGTTTTACACATACTTTTTAAAATCAAAAATCCCTAATTATCCTAATTTATTCAATTTTTATAACTTTCAAGTAAATTTAAATATGTAGCAAAACTTCTTTAAAACCTAACTCAAAAGCTATAGCTATTTTACTCAAACCTAAATTTGTATAATTTTTAGTAGTTTAATTTAAAATGGGTTCAAGTATATTTCCAAATTTTAGGTATAAAATATACTCAAAACTAGATATTTTAATAAAAATCGTTTTGAGTAGTATTAATTTATTATTTTAAATTGTATTTTAAATTGTTTATTACATCATTGAGATGATTTCATTGATTTCTTCTGGCTTAAATCCAATTGTTCTTTTTATTTCTTCGTTTTCTTCAAACAAAATTACTGTTGGAACACTTCTTACTCTGTATTTTACAGCAATTTCTGGATTATCAAATGGATTTATTCTTTCGTATTCTATACCTTTTTTATCTAACAAATCCGACACCATTGCACACGGATTACAATCATTTTTCTCAAATTTCACTATTTTTTTCATTTTTTCTATCTCCTTCTATATTATATAAAAAACACAATATATTGTGTTTTGCTTGAATTTTTTAACATATATGTAGTGTATCTTATTTTTAAAATTTTTTCAATAAGATTATATTTAATTTTTGATTAAATAGTTTTTTAAGTTGATGAATAAAGGGGTTTATTAATTATATATTTTATATATTAAAATCCAGTCATTTATTATATTTTAGAAGGATTCCGAAAAAATGATAGTTTGTATAACAGCTTTATTTTTTTGTTTTACTGATGATACAAAATTTTTAAAAGTTTATATTTGAATATTTAAATTTTATTAACAAACAATCTAAAAACATCAGCACCAATTTATAGCTTTTTTATTCTTTTATATTTAAAAATTGCATCAAATATGCAACTTACTCTCCAATAAAAGTAAATGAAGAAATGAGATTCGGAATATAAATACAATCATTAAAATAAAAAAAGACAGGAAAGCATTATTCTGAACGAGAAAATTCCTGTCCTTCATTATATTTCTCAATAACTGTATATATTCACAATATTATCGACGTATAGGTACTATAATCACATTTCCATACTCATTCTTGCAACTGGCAGTCCCATCTCCATTATCAAGACATTCTCCTATACGTAGATTTCTACGTTCTCTACTTACTTCTTTCCAGATTGCTATATCCTCTGCAGTACAACCTGCAATTGCCATAGTAAGAATAACCATTAATAAAATTTTCTTAATCATAAAACACCATTTCCTTTAAATAAATATTAAAACGCATTCCTTCTTTCTTTTATTATACAATATTCTAAATTTGAATGCAATTCAGTTTTTATTTTTATTTTGCTAAATTTAACTTGATAATACGGTTCTGCGAATCAAAACAATAAATTTTTATAATAAAGTAACAATTATGCTTAAAATTTACAAGTTCACTTTTTTTCCAAACAATATTCCCTTATTTTAAAAAATATGATATAATTTTGAAGTTATTACATTTTAAAATTAAATACAAACATAATTGGAGGTGAGATGGTAGAACTTAGAGATATTGAAAAAAATTATGCTAATTTTGATTTGAAAATAAATTTGAAGATTAACAAAGGGGAAATTTTTGGATTAATTGGGCAGTCAGGAAGTGGAAAATCAACGATTTTGAGAATTATTCAAGGAATTTTGAAGGCTGATAAAGGAGAAATTAATATTGCAAAGAATACTGAAATTGCTTATATTTTTCAGGAATTTAATCTTTTGTATAACAAAAATGTCTTTGATAATGTTGCTCTTCCGTTGATTTTAAAGAAAAAATTTTCAGCTGAAAAAGTTGAGGAAGTTTTGAAATTTGTGGGGCTGTCTGATAAGAAAAAATCGTTTATTGCTTCCCTTAGCGGCGGCGAAAGGCAGAGAGTTGCTATTGCTCGTGCGTTAGTGATAAATCCGCAATTACTGCTTTGCGATGAAGTTACAGCTTCTTTGGATAAATCTGTAAAAGATGAAATTCTTGATTTATTTGAGGAAATAAATAAAAAATATGGAACAACTATTCTAGTGGTTACTCACGAACTCGAAGTCGTTAAAAGGCTATGTAGCAGGGTGGCTATTATTGAAAAAGGTAAAATTACAGATATTTTCAATGTTAATCAGAAGGATTATGAAAAATCAAACAAAAGTTATGCCGATTATGTGAGGGAGGTTCTGAAATGACAGATACTGAATTATTAATTGCAATAAAGGACACTTTTATAATGGTTCTTATTCCTACGATATGTGCAGTATTTTTGGGAATTCCTTTAGGAGCCGTTGTATTTTTGACTGATAAAGGGGGCATCAGGGAAAATAAGTTTATAAATATTCCGTGCAATATTTACATAAATGCAGTCAGAAGTTTTCCATTTTTAATATTCGTAGTTATATTGATACCTCTCACACGGTTAATTTTTGGTACTGCTTTTGGACTGTTTCCTGCAAGTTTTCCAATTTGCTTTGTAGCTGTGGCTCTGTATGCAAGATTTACAGAACAGTCCTTTTATGATGTGAATAGCGGGATAATTGATGCGGCTTTGTCAATGAAGGCAAGTATATTTCAGATTGTGTGGCATTTTTTGCTTGTTGAAGCGAGAAGCAGCCTTGTGCTTGGCTTAACTTCGGCAATTATAAGCTTTATCTCATACTCTACTGTAATGGGAGTTGTTGGTGGAGGCGGAATTGGCGACTATGCAATGCGATATGGATACAACGAATACAACTATGCCCTTGTATATAGGGTCGTAACAATAATGATAGTCATTGTATTTTCAATACAGATTATTGGAAACAGAATATCAAAAAATTTAGATAAGAAAAGGAGAATTTACTAATGTCAAAAAAATTATTAATTTCATTAGCTGTAATATGTGTGCTAATTTTAGCATTTGTTGGAATAAATTTAAAAAAGGATAACGTTATTAGAATAGCTGCGGCAGGTTATCCAATGGATGAAATTGTGAAAATAGCGGCTGAGGATTTAAAAAAAGAAGGTTATGATGTAAAAATTACTGTGTTAACAGATTATGTTACTGCAAATGTTGGTTTAAATGCTAAAGACTTTGATGCAAACTTTCATCAGCACGAGCCATTTATGCAAGTTTTTAATAAGAAAAATAACGGAAAACTTGTAAAAGTTAAAGGAATTTATGATGTTTATGTAGGTTTTTATTCAAAAAAATACAAAAATAAGGCAGAAATTCCAAATGGGGCAAAAGTTGCTATTCCAAACGATGTGACAAATCAGGATAGAGCCTTGAGAATACTTGCAAATGAAGGTTTAATTGAATTGAAACCAAAAGATGGACTTTATAATTTGAACGATGTTATTAATACAAAGAAAAATTTCAAATTTATGGCAGTTCCTATTCCATCACTAGTGCAGGCATACCAAGAAACTGACTTGGCATTTAACTGGCCATCACATATGCTAAAAATTGGAGTTCATGTAAAAGATGCTTTATTCATCGAAAAAAATACAAATGGTAAATACGCTGTAAGCCTTGTGGCAAGAGAAGATAACAAAAATAGTAAAAAAATACAAGATTTGACAAAAGCTATGACTTCTGAAAAAGTTAAGAAGTTCATTGAAGAAAAATATACTGGACAAGGATTCCCTGTGTTTTAAGAAAATTTGGAGTTACCAAAACTGATATTCTGACAAAAAAAGCCAAAGAGATTGTTCCCTTGATTCATAGGAAACAATTCTCAATGGCTAAAATACATATCCAATTATTATAAAGCTAAAATTTTTATAAATTTAATTTTATATTTTTATAACATTTCTAGTATTTCTATTTTTTCTGAACTTCATCTAACTTCTTCATAAGGCTGTCCCATAATTTATTCCCTTCTTGTACAGCCTGCTGTGCAATTTCACTATTTTTTACATCATTTATGCCCTTTTCAATGCCTTTTAGGACATCCAGCATCTTCTCAACGTCAATTTGTTTTGAAGAATACAGTTCTTTCCCTTTTTCAAGCATTTTCGGACATTCCTTGTCAAAAGTGGCATCCCCTGTTGGATTACATTTTGCCTTTTTAAACAGAGCGTTAGATTTCTTTACATTTTCCAAGGCTTTTTCGCCATTTTTTATTCCAGAATCAGTGTCCTGCTTTTCTAAACTTTTTTTCAGCATTTCTAATAGCCCCTCTGTGTCTTTTTGGCTATCTGAAAACATCTTATCAATTCTTGCCTGCTCTTTTCTTACGTTTTCCTGTACTTGCGCATCATTCGGATTTGAAATTATATTATTCTGAATGACTGGAGTTCCTTGTTTCTGCTGATTTTGATTCTGCTGGTTCTGATCTTGATCAGTTGTAATCTGTGCCATTGTTCTTTCAGATTGCTGCTGAACCCGCATATTATCAGAATTTTCATTTTCATATAAATAAAAATTGTAAAATCCGCCACCAAGCAAAGCTATAAAAGATAAGTAAAACAATCCT
This is a stretch of genomic DNA from Leptotrichia hofstadii. It encodes these proteins:
- a CDS encoding methionine ABC transporter permease encodes the protein MTDTELLIAIKDTFIMVLIPTICAVFLGIPLGAVVFLTDKGGIRENKFINIPCNIYINAVRSFPFLIFVVILIPLTRLIFGTAFGLFPASFPICFVAVALYARFTEQSFYDVNSGIIDAALSMKASIFQIVWHFLLVEARSSLVLGLTSAIISFISYSTVMGVVGGGGIGDYAMRYGYNEYNYALVYRVVTIMIVIVFSIQIIGNRISKNLDKKRRIY
- a CDS encoding thioredoxin domain-containing protein, with the protein product MKKIVKFEKNDCNPCAMVSDLLDKKGIEYERINPFDNPEIAVKYRVRSVPTVILFEENEEIKRTIGFKPEEINEIISMM
- a CDS encoding MetQ/NlpA family ABC transporter substrate-binding protein; the encoded protein is MSKKLLISLAVICVLILAFVGINLKKDNVIRIAAAGYPMDEIVKIAAEDLKKEGYDVKITVLTDYVTANVGLNAKDFDANFHQHEPFMQVFNKKNNGKLVKVKGIYDVYVGFYSKKYKNKAEIPNGAKVAIPNDVTNQDRALRILANEGLIELKPKDGLYNLNDVINTKKNFKFMAVPIPSLVQAYQETDLAFNWPSHMLKIGVHVKDALFIEKNTNGKYAVSLVAREDNKNSKKIQDLTKAMTSEKVKKFIEEKYTGQGFPVF
- a CDS encoding ATP-binding cassette domain-containing protein, whose product is MVELRDIEKNYANFDLKINLKINKGEIFGLIGQSGSGKSTILRIIQGILKADKGEINIAKNTEIAYIFQEFNLLYNKNVFDNVALPLILKKKFSAEKVEEVLKFVGLSDKKKSFIASLSGGERQRVAIARALVINPQLLLCDEVTASLDKSVKDEILDLFEEINKKYGTTILVVTHELEVVKRLCSRVAIIEKGKITDIFNVNQKDYEKSNKSYADYVREVLK